Sequence from the Clostridium saccharobutylicum DSM 13864 genome:
ATAAAAGACGATGAATTAAAATCTTTTATGGAAAAATGCCTAGACTGTAAAAAAGAAAATATAAATTCAATGCAAACTTTTATTGAAAATAATATAAGTATGCAATAGGAGGTAGTAATTATGTCTTTTTTAGATAATTTATTAGGAAATAATAATTCATTAACAGAGAAAGACATTGCCCAAGATATGATTAAAGATTCAAAATTCAGTGCAACTTCTTTGTCTGCTGCAGCAGCTGAAGCTGTAAACCCTGAAATAAGAGCAATGTTACGTAAACAATTAGATAAAGCCTTAACTGAACATTTTGAGTTGTCTGATATGGTTATAAACAAAGGTTGGTATCCAGCACAAGATCAACCAGTAGATCAGCTTCAAAAGGATTATGATGACTCACAAGATTTAACCTAATATTTAAATACAAATTTACAATTTATCCTAAGCTTCTTATTTAAATACGTTATATAAATTGCAAACTAAGTTTATTACAAATATAATTCAAATTCTATCATCTTAAATCATGTTTACTATATTTTTATAGAATACAAAAA
This genomic interval carries:
- a CDS encoding spore coat protein, with product MSFLDNLLGNNNSLTEKDIAQDMIKDSKFSATSLSAAAAEAVNPEIRAMLRKQLDKALTEHFELSDMVINKGWYPAQDQPVDQLQKDYDDSQDLT